A region from the Buteo buteo chromosome 19, bButBut1.hap1.1, whole genome shotgun sequence genome encodes:
- the SINHCAF gene encoding SIN3-HDAC complex-associated factor: MFGFHKPKMYRSIEGCCICRAKSSSSRFTDSKRYEKDFQNCFGLHEARSGDICNACVLLVKRWKKLPAGSKKNWNHVVDARAGPSLKTTLKPKKMKTLSGSRIKSNQISKLQKEFKRHNSDAHSTTSSASPAQSPCYSNQSDDGSDTEMSAGSSRTPVFSFLDLTYWKRQKVCCGIIYKGRFGEVLIDTHLFKPCCSNKKSATEKPEQEGPQSPAISTQEEW, from the exons ATGTTTGGCTTTCACAAACCGAAGATGTATCGGAGTATAGAGGGCTGCTGTATTTGCAGAGCTAAGTCTTCCAGTTCTCGTTTCACTGACAGCAAACGTTATGAAAAGGATTTCCAGAACTGTTTTGG GCTTCATGAGGCCCGCTCAGGAGATATTTGCAATGCCTGTGTCCTTTTGgtgaaaagatggaaaaaattgcCAGCAGGATCCAAAAAAAACTGGAATCAT GTGGTAGATGCCAGGGCTGGACCCAGTCTTAAAACAACAttgaaaccaaagaaaatgaaaactctgtCTGGAAGCAGGATAAAGAGCAATCAAATCAGCAAACTACAAAAGGAATTCAAGCGGCACA ACTCGGACGCCCACAGCACCACTTCGAGTGCTTCCCCAGCTCAGTCGCCCTGTTACAGTAACCAGTCTGACGATGGCTCTGACACGGAGATGAGTGCTGGGTCCAGCAGAACAccagttttctcctttttagaTCTCACTTACTGGAAAAG GCAAAAGGTCTGCTGTGGAATTATTTACAAAGGGCGTTTTGGGGAAGTCCTCATAGACACTCATCTCTTCAAACCTTGCTGTAGCAATAAAAAGTCTGCCACTGAAAAGCCAGAACAAGAAGGACCACAATCTCCAGCAATCTCCACCCAAGAGGAGTGGTGA